In the genome of Mixta calida, the window CGGCGTTTCGCGCAGCTTTTTCAGTACCTTCAGCGCCTCGGTGAAGCGCCCTTCCGACACCAGCCAGTGCGGCGAAGCGGGCACGAAGAAGGTGCCGATAAACAGCAGAATGCCCGGCACCATCGCCAGCGCCAGCATATAGCGCCAGATATGCGGATCGTGCAGCGTATAGCTCATGATGGTGCTGACGACATAGGCAAGCAGCTGCCCGCTGACGATCATCAATTCATTGCGGCTTACCAGCGGCGCGCGGCGCTTTGGTCCGGCAATCTCGGCGATAAACACCGGCACGGTGGAGGAACCGCCGCCGACGGCGATCCCCAGCACAAAGCGCATGGCAATCATGGTGGACACGGTCGGCGCCACGGCGGTGCCCAGCGCGCCGGCGATAAACAGCAGCGCCAGACTACGCAGCGTCATGCGACGGCCGAAGCGGTCGGAGAAAAACCCGCTCAGAAAGGAGCCGATCGCTGCGCCGAAAATCAGCGACGAGGCGACCAGGCCTTCGGTAAAGGAGTTCAGCCCCAGCCCACCCTGCGACGGCGCGGCGGACATAAAGGGCAATGATCCAGAAATAATGCCGGTATCGTAGCCAAAGGCGAGCGCGCCCATGGTCGCCACCAGCACCACGATAAAGATGCGTTGTCTGACGGTATCTTTGGTTAGCGTTTCCGCCTCTGCGACGGCAGGTTGTTCAGTTGGATAGTCGGCCATATTGCTCCCTGTTATTAGTTTTGTAATGATTTATTCAGGACTTCCCATTGATTTATAAGGGCTTTCTCCAGCTAAACGGCAAAAGGTAAAGATAAGTTTAGACAGCCTTCGCTGAAATCGCCTGTTTACGTGATGAAAGTCACAATAAAAAGGGTTACAGAAGAGCCACCGCGTTCTGAACGGCAAAGGTATGTAGGCTGAAAAAAGGAACGCTGGCGTTTATGCCAGCGTGTAAAAGAGTGGACAGAAAAAGGCGCGCCCGCAATGCTCATCGCACCGGGAAAATATTAATGAGTCGTTCTTGTCAGTCTCCCGCCGCGCCGCCTCCGGCTGCTGATTAAAAATTTTCACGCTTTCGCGCAGCCGCGCGGCGAGAGGCCGTCGCCCTAACTCACCTCAGGCTTGCTTCGCCTGACGCGGCACCATCAGCGCAATCGCCAGGAAAGCGAGCACGCAGAACAACACGTTCACCAGCAGGCCGACGCTAGCGGCGGCCGCCACGCCCTGCGGCAGCATTGCCGCGTAGGCGGAAGCGGAAATCGCAATCCCAAAGGCGCCGCCCAGCGAGCTGGCCATTTTATAAATGCCGGACGCCACGCCGATTTTATCTTCCGGCGCGCTGGAGATGGCGGTATCGGTGGAGGGCGTGGCGTAAAAGCCCAGCCCCAGCCCAAACAGGATATAGCCGATCAGCACCGCCGCCACGTAGACGCCGTCGGGCAGGCGCGTGAACGCCATCAGCGCCACGCCGACGCCGGTGATCGCCGTGCCCCACAGCATCGGCCTGCGCGCGCCTGTCTTTTGCAGCAGTTTCTCACCTACCCGAATCATACTCAGCACCGCGATCAGATAGCCGATGGTCAACATGCCGGACTGAAAAGCGCTGAAGCCGCGCCCCTGCTGAACATAGACGCTGGCGACGATCAGCGTGCCGGCGACGGCGTTCAGCAGGAAATTAGAGAGCGCCGCGCCGCTGTAGGCGCGGTGTTTAAACAGCGCGAAATCGATAAAGCTGGCGCTTTTTTTACGACGCGCGCCGGTGAAAAACAGCAGCGCCGCCAACACAAAAACCGCGCCGGGGATCAGCACCACGCTGCTCAGCCAGCCGAACGCGCTGCCTTTAGTGATAGTCCAGTTCAGGCAGATCAGCATCACCACAAAGGTGAACAAACCGAAGTAGTCGAACCGGTTTCCCTGCGTTGCGGCGACTTTGCTTTCCGGCGTGCCGCGGATCAGCAGCATGCCGGTCAGCGCGCAGAGAATCGATAAAATAAACACCCATTTCCAGCCCCAGTAAGTCGCAATCGCCCCGCCCGCCAGCGAGCAGAGGCCGGAGCCGCCCCAGGAACCAATCGACCAGTAGCTCAGCGCCCGCTGCCGCGCTTCATCCTGATAGTAGGCTTTAATCAGCGACAGCGTGGCGGGCATAATACAGGCGGCCGACAGCCCCTGGATAATGCGCCCCACGGCGAACAACAGGGTATTTTGCGAAATAATCAGGCAGAGGCAGCCGATAATACTCAACAGCAGGCCAAGCTGAGTCATTTTCACCCGGCCAAAACGATCGGCGAAGCCGCCCGCCACCACAATAAAACAGCCGGAAAAGAGTCCCGTCAGGCTTATCGCTAAATTGAGCGACTCCAGCGGAATCGCCACCTCCTGCTGAATCGCCGGTACGATATTCACTACCGACTGGGCAAAAAGCCAAAAGGTCAGCACGCCGGCGATAATACCGAGAATAAGCCGACCGCTTCCCTGAAATGCGGCAGGTGCCGCAGCGTTGATCTCTGTGGCGGACATAATGACTCCCTTCATCATTGTTGTTGCGCGGCCGGTTCTCTTCCGGCGGAAATGCCTGTAAAGCAGCCGCGTTGCGCAAAACCGTTATTTTAAAAAGCGTTCGGCAAGATAGCTGAAAAAGATCGCGCCGGGGGCGATCAGTTCATCGTTAAAATCGTAACCGGGATGATGCACCATACAGCGTTCCGGCTCGTCGCCGGCGCCGAGAAACAGATAACCGCCGCGGGGGTTCTGCTCCAGCATAAAGGCGAAATCTTCGCTGCCCATCACCGGCGCGGCATCGGCGCAGACCTTCTCCGCGCCGAACAGATCGCGCGCCACCTCAACGGCGAACGCCGTCGCATCGGCATCGTTGACCAGCGCCGGACAGCCGTTGACGTGCTCGATGTTGACTTCGGCGCCCATGCTTTGCGCCTGGCCAAGGGCAATCTCCCGAATACGCTGCAACAGCCGCTGCCGCACGTTGTTGTCCAGCGCGCGTACGCTCAACTTCAGCAGCGCGCTGGCGTTGATAATATTGGGCGCTTCGCCGGAACAGAGGCTGCCAACCGTCACCACCGCCTGATCAAACGGCGAAACGTTGCGCGAAACGATGGTTTGCAGCGCCAGCACGATCTGGCAGGCCACCAGCGTGGCGTCGGTGGTTTTTTCCGGGAAGCCGCCGTGCCCGCCTTTACCGACCACCTCAATATGCAGCGTGTCGGCGGAGGCCAGCATGGCGCCGGTACGGGTATGGATGTGTCCTTTTTTAATGCCCGGCATATTATGCAGTGCGTAAATGGCGTCGCAGGGGAACTGGCGGAACAGTCCATCTTCCAGCATTAGCCGCCCGCCGTAGAGCAGCTCCTCGCCCGGCTGGAAAATCAAATGCAGCGTGCCGTTGAAGCGGCGACTACGCGCCAGATATTCGGCGGCGCACAGCAGCGTTGCGGTATGTCCGTCATGACCGCAGCCATGAAATTTATTTTCTGTGCTGCTACGCCACGGCTTGTCGTTCTGCTCGCGCATCGGCAACGCATCCATGTCGGCGCGCAGCCCCAGCGTTTTTTCGCCGCTGCCGACGCGCAGGGTACCGACCACGCCCGTTTTCGCCATACCCCGATGCACTTCATAACCCCATGAGCGCAACTTATCGGCGACCATATCGCTGGTGCGCGTCTCTTCCAGTCCTAATTCTGGATGCTGATGCAGATCGCGCCGCAGCGCAATAAACTGATCCTGATTATTATTAATATGCTGATATATATACTTCATAACTTTCCCTTGCGCTCAATTAAAAAGCCAAACTTCTTTTTACGCTCAGCGGGGGAAATAAAATGCGTCGGTTTTCACATAAAGCAA includes:
- a CDS encoding MFS transporter — encoded protein: MSATEINAAAPAAFQGSGRLILGIIAGVLTFWLFAQSVVNIVPAIQQEVAIPLESLNLAISLTGLFSGCFIVVAGGFADRFGRVKMTQLGLLLSIIGCLCLIISQNTLLFAVGRIIQGLSAACIMPATLSLIKAYYQDEARQRALSYWSIGSWGGSGLCSLAGGAIATYWGWKWVFILSILCALTGMLLIRGTPESKVAATQGNRFDYFGLFTFVVMLICLNWTITKGSAFGWLSSVVLIPGAVFVLAALLFFTGARRKKSASFIDFALFKHRAYSGAALSNFLLNAVAGTLIVASVYVQQGRGFSAFQSGMLTIGYLIAVLSMIRVGEKLLQKTGARRPMLWGTAITGVGVALMAFTRLPDGVYVAAVLIGYILFGLGLGFYATPSTDTAISSAPEDKIGVASGIYKMASSLGGAFGIAISASAYAAMLPQGVAAAASVGLLVNVLFCVLAFLAIALMVPRQAKQA
- a CDS encoding M20 aminoacylase family protein; the encoded protein is MKYIYQHINNNQDQFIALRRDLHQHPELGLEETRTSDMVADKLRSWGYEVHRGMAKTGVVGTLRVGSGEKTLGLRADMDALPMREQNDKPWRSSTENKFHGCGHDGHTATLLCAAEYLARSRRFNGTLHLIFQPGEELLYGGRLMLEDGLFRQFPCDAIYALHNMPGIKKGHIHTRTGAMLASADTLHIEVVGKGGHGGFPEKTTDATLVACQIVLALQTIVSRNVSPFDQAVVTVGSLCSGEAPNIINASALLKLSVRALDNNVRQRLLQRIREIALGQAQSMGAEVNIEHVNGCPALVNDADATAFAVEVARDLFGAEKVCADAAPVMGSEDFAFMLEQNPRGGYLFLGAGDEPERCMVHHPGYDFNDELIAPGAIFFSYLAERFLK